In one Bacillota bacterium genomic region, the following are encoded:
- a CDS encoding polymer-forming cytoskeletal protein, which produces MLGRKEGTPSDKMDTIVGKDTEIKGTVIASSGLRIDGKMEGEIHNKGDVVVGKGARVRASIKARHLTLAGDVEGNIDLSGKLEIESTGRLKGDIKVAALIIADGGFFDGSSKMAKELEDASHAVARGHKD; this is translated from the coding sequence ATGCTAGGGCGCAAAGAAGGTACCCCCTCAGACAAGATGGATACCATCGTTGGCAAGGACACCGAGATCAAGGGGACCGTTATTGCCAGTTCCGGTCTTCGGATAGACGGGAAGATGGAGGGGGAAATCCACAACAAAGGGGATGTGGTTGTCGGTAAGGGGGCGCGTGTTCGTGCGTCTATCAAGGCCCGTCACCTTACCCTGGCTGGTGATGTCGAGGGGAACATAGACTTGTCCGGCAAACTGGAGATCGAAAGCACCGGGCGCCTAAAGGGCGATATCAAGGTGGCGGCTCTCATCATAGCAGATGGGGGGTTTTTCGACGGTTCGAGCAAGATGGCTAAGGAATTAGAAGATGCCAGCCACGCGGTAGCACGCGGGCATAAAGACTAA
- a CDS encoding diacylglycerol kinase family protein, with the protein MNAIFIVNPAAHGGKSVKVWSLLDRILASRGLPRDAIFTQAPLHATEIARAAAGEGAKKVFAVGGDGTVQEVANGLAGSRSVLAPIPAGRGNDFVRALGLPANPVRALEAGMNGSSRQIDLGWVEASSGRRYFVTIASVGFDAEVAQEVARGAKRLGGTLTYLAGLVKTLARYQAYQIELGLEDQLPVKMTALFVAVGNTPYYAGGMRMVPGARPDDGILDLCLCGGLTRFETVKSLPLVYLGIHGRHPKVSFMKTTQVTVTSNQPLTVQADGEVVGRCPVSFGVAPSVLRVASTGHGPQ; encoded by the coding sequence GTGAATGCAATCTTCATAGTTAACCCTGCGGCCCATGGGGGTAAGAGCGTCAAGGTGTGGTCCCTGCTGGACCGCATTCTTGCGAGTAGGGGATTGCCCCGAGACGCCATATTCACCCAAGCCCCCCTCCATGCCACAGAAATCGCCCGGGCCGCCGCTGGTGAAGGGGCCAAGAAAGTCTTCGCCGTCGGGGGAGATGGCACGGTTCAGGAGGTCGCTAACGGCCTCGCGGGTTCAAGATCCGTCCTGGCACCCATACCGGCGGGCAGGGGCAATGACTTCGTCAGGGCGCTGGGCCTGCCAGCTAATCCCGTAAGGGCCCTGGAGGCCGGGATGAATGGTTCCTCGAGGCAGATTGACCTGGGATGGGTTGAGGCAAGTAGCGGAAGGCGGTATTTTGTCACCATCGCTAGCGTGGGCTTCGATGCTGAGGTTGCCCAAGAGGTGGCAAGGGGAGCAAAGCGACTGGGCGGAACCCTGACCTACCTTGCGGGTCTCGTCAAGACCTTGGCGCGATACCAGGCGTACCAAATTGAGCTGGGCCTCGAAGACCAGCTTCCAGTCAAGATGACTGCCCTCTTCGTTGCAGTGGGAAACACTCCCTACTACGCAGGCGGCATGAGGATGGTGCCCGGTGCCCGGCCCGATGATGGTATCCTCGACCTATGCCTATGCGGAGGTCTCACCAGGTTTGAAACAGTAAAGTCGCTGCCCTTGGTCTACCTGGGGATACACGGAAGGCACCCAAAGGTTTCCTTTATGAAGACGACCCAAGTCACGGTCACCTCCAACCAGCCCCTGACGGTTCAGGCAGATGGAGAGGTAGTGGGGAGGTGTCCTGTCTCCTTCGGCGTTGCCCCTTCGGTGCTTAGAGTGGCGTCCACGGGTCATGGGCCCCAGTGA
- the rsmG gene encoding 16S rRNA (guanine(527)-N(7))-methyltransferase RsmG has protein sequence MAKGVRELLDRAASEVGLALQDPVSAEIAQFLDMFMEHRDLLGLMAPVGWRELVYQHVMDALLGTSVLNPMPGERVIDVGSGGGFPGVPLAVANPGVRVTLLEVSRKKAGFLRRACAAFCGRVEVECGRAEDAGRAGLRGAFDCCVSRAAGPMPAVLEWCLPLVRVGGRVGLWKGPDPYGEVKASARALEVLGGRLHTVQLYELPGGYGCRSVVMVQKEAVTPEMYPRRAGVPEKRPL, from the coding sequence ATGGCTAAGGGGGTTCGAGAGTTGCTGGACCGGGCGGCGTCGGAGGTGGGTTTGGCCCTCCAGGATCCGGTCTCGGCCGAGATCGCGCAGTTTCTGGATATGTTTATGGAACACAGGGATCTCCTGGGACTGATGGCGCCAGTCGGCTGGCGAGAGCTGGTTTACCAGCATGTCATGGATGCGCTTCTTGGCACATCCGTGCTTAACCCCATGCCCGGGGAGCGGGTGATAGACGTGGGAAGCGGTGGGGGTTTCCCGGGTGTTCCCCTGGCGGTGGCTAATCCTGGTGTTAGGGTGACGTTATTGGAGGTGAGCAGGAAGAAGGCGGGCTTTCTGAGGCGTGCCTGTGCCGCCTTCTGTGGTCGAGTTGAGGTGGAGTGCGGGAGGGCGGAGGATGCTGGCCGTGCCGGTCTACGTGGTGCCTTTGATTGCTGCGTCAGCCGGGCTGCCGGCCCAATGCCAGCTGTGCTGGAATGGTGCCTTCCCCTGGTGAGAGTGGGAGGCCGGGTTGGACTCTGGAAGGGTCCGGACCCATACGGGGAGGTGAAAGCGTCAGCCCGCGCCCTGGAAGTCTTGGGAGGGAGGCTGCACACGGTACAGCTGTATGAGCTGCCGGGGGGGTACGGGTGTCGCAGCGTTGTAATGGTGCAGAAGGAGGCTGTGACTCCAGAGATGTATCCTAGGAGAGCGGGGGTCCCGGAAAAGCGGCCACTATAG
- a CDS encoding M23 family metallopeptidase has product MPGKKGRFTLFIVPHSSSKVWSIRFSKAHLGCIAAATAAFALTLCVLGSNYLQMLGLMPELTYLREVAACQRQQINALVMEAHSIQREIEGIASLDRQVRHLLGTVSLTPGKEAPEVRMASVGGPTAAASLAKAPVLDSTLSKDQGAGSLALGSMALMHLEDLRGGIPQIEQGLQESRDGLAELQAELRAYPSIWPAPGRVTSGFGYRRSPFGWGTEFHGGIDIASAYGTPIVATADGEVVFNGYRAGYGNTIVIDHGYGYRTLYSHNAQNLVSVGAQVPRGQAIALMGRSGRTTGPHVHYEVHYMGQRVNPKPYLQAP; this is encoded by the coding sequence ATGCCAGGGAAGAAAGGCCGTTTCACCCTGTTCATTGTCCCCCACTCATCCAGCAAGGTTTGGTCGATAAGGTTTAGTAAGGCCCATCTAGGGTGTATCGCAGCCGCTACGGCAGCGTTTGCACTGACCCTGTGCGTCTTGGGCTCGAACTACCTTCAGATGCTTGGGCTTATGCCCGAGCTTACATACTTGCGGGAGGTTGCCGCCTGCCAGCGGCAGCAAATCAACGCGCTGGTTATGGAGGCCCACTCTATCCAGAGGGAGATCGAGGGGATCGCTTCCCTCGACCGCCAGGTACGACACCTCCTGGGTACCGTCAGCCTCACCCCTGGCAAGGAGGCCCCGGAGGTGAGGATGGCCTCGGTAGGTGGCCCCACCGCGGCGGCATCATTGGCCAAGGCGCCCGTACTTGACTCGACCCTTTCCAAGGACCAGGGGGCCGGTTCGCTAGCCTTGGGGAGCATGGCGTTAATGCACTTAGAGGATTTAAGAGGAGGAATTCCCCAGATTGAACAGGGCTTGCAGGAATCCCGCGACGGCTTAGCCGAGCTCCAGGCTGAGCTCAGGGCGTATCCGTCGATATGGCCCGCCCCAGGAAGAGTCACCTCCGGCTTCGGGTATCGCCGCTCCCCCTTTGGCTGGGGCACAGAATTTCACGGTGGCATCGACATCGCGTCCGCCTACGGGACTCCCATCGTGGCGACCGCCGATGGCGAAGTGGTATTCAACGGCTACAGGGCGGGGTACGGAAACACCATTGTCATCGACCACGGGTACGGTTATAGGACGCTGTATAGCCATAACGCACAGAACCTAGTGAGTGTTGGGGCTCAGGTCCCCCGTGGACAAGCCATTGCCCTAATGGGAAGATCGGGGAGAACCACGGGCCCCCATGTCCACTATGAGGTCCACTATATGGGGCAAAGGGTCAATCCCAAACCCTACCTGCAGGCACCCTGA
- a CDS encoding YkuS family protein — protein MVNLRRLVAVEAGLGPVKDELEERGFTVTTLEEPGWRRADAIVVGGIDSNLASFQEASIAGPVVLAAGKTPEEVADEISTRLG, from the coding sequence GTGGTCAACCTGCGAAGACTGGTTGCCGTTGAGGCTGGGCTCGGGCCCGTCAAGGATGAGCTGGAGGAACGAGGGTTTACCGTGACAACCCTGGAGGAACCGGGCTGGAGGCGAGCGGATGCCATCGTTGTGGGAGGCATCGACTCCAACCTCGCGTCTTTTCAGGAGGCCAGCATAGCAGGTCCAGTCGTGCTGGCGGCAGGGAAGACACCTGAGGAGGTCGCGGACGAGATCTCCACCCGGCTGGGCTAG
- a CDS encoding DUF4446 family protein, translating to MGAYWTITNTYGMEVLAVLSATAAVLSVGFLALLVRQNRLAARLRLFMGSGAPADLEQLLVSNQNSLAQSRDRIERLEACADSLDALVAGHLLGLGMVRFQAFSDTGSDLSFALALINGAGDGVVMSSLYGREESRNYAKPVSGGNSSYHLTEEERTAIQKAWEQHPRGRGNAVGSTPGGLREKKGQAGRKIAPLG from the coding sequence TTGGGGGCTTACTGGACCATCACAAACACCTACGGCATGGAAGTCCTCGCCGTCCTATCTGCAACGGCGGCGGTCCTATCCGTGGGCTTCCTGGCGCTCCTGGTGCGGCAGAACCGCCTGGCGGCGCGACTCAGGCTCTTCATGGGCTCCGGGGCTCCCGCCGATCTAGAGCAGCTCCTGGTGTCCAACCAGAACTCCCTGGCCCAGTCCAGGGATCGTATAGAGAGACTGGAGGCCTGTGCGGATTCCCTGGACGCGCTGGTTGCCGGGCACCTGCTTGGCCTAGGGATGGTGCGTTTCCAGGCCTTTTCGGATACCGGGAGCGACCTCAGCTTTGCCCTGGCCTTGATAAACGGTGCCGGGGATGGCGTGGTTATGTCCAGTCTCTACGGGCGGGAGGAGTCAAGGAATTACGCCAAGCCTGTATCAGGGGGCAATTCATCCTACCACTTAACGGAAGAGGAGCGGACTGCCATACAGAAGGCCTGGGAACAGCACCCAAGGGGGCGCGGCAATGCGGTAGGCAGCACCCCTGGCGGCCTTCGCGAAAAAAAGGGACAGGCTGGAAGGAAAATCGCCCCTTTGGGTTGA
- the mnmG gene encoding tRNA uridine-5-carboxymethylaminomethyl(34) synthesis enzyme MnmG, with amino-acid sequence MDSEIVVVGGGHAGCEAALAASRMGRETVLVTMNRNSIALMPCNPAIGGPGKAQLVRELDALGGQMAVCADRSSLQSRMLNTGKGPAVQALRVQCDKAAYSREMRSTLEAQERLGIEEDAVEGVLVKGRRVTGVMLASGRQVQCAKVVLTTGVYMESRVIAGEESRLEGPGGEKSSKELARALRSLGLGLARFKTGTSPRVLRDSVDFSLLMPQWGSDPPVAFSFMSQAILRPHLPCWLTHTNERTHRKIRDNLHRAPLFTGEIKGRGPRYCPSIEDKIVRFGDRPAHQVFLEPEGESSGEMYLLGLSTSLPVEVQEEMVRTVRGLEDAVISKPGYAIEYDCLVPTQLTHALEVEGFDGLYCAGQINGTSGYEEAAAQGLLAGINAARAVAGRPAFVLDRSEAFIGVLVDDLVSKGTAEPYRMLTSRAEYRLLLRQDNADLRLTERGFEVGLASEERVRATREKSRLIAEGKERLARRQVRSADVEALLRARDSSPVHGGILLKDLLSRPEIQIEDLIALDDSLGRLPGEVLYQLAVETKYAGYIGRQRDEVARFRRLEGRLIPPDMDYGAVEGLSYEARQKLSAIRPASVGEALRVSGVSLADVALVLAALGHCGRKDS; translated from the coding sequence ATGGACAGTGAGATTGTGGTCGTGGGAGGGGGACATGCGGGCTGCGAGGCGGCGCTGGCCGCCAGTCGCATGGGGCGTGAAACCGTTCTCGTCACCATGAACCGGAACTCCATAGCATTAATGCCCTGCAATCCTGCCATTGGTGGGCCTGGGAAGGCCCAGCTGGTACGGGAACTGGATGCACTAGGGGGGCAAATGGCGGTCTGCGCAGACCGGAGCTCACTGCAGAGCAGGATGTTGAATACCGGGAAAGGTCCAGCCGTGCAGGCGTTAAGGGTTCAATGTGATAAGGCGGCGTATTCCAGGGAGATGCGCAGCACCCTGGAGGCCCAGGAAAGGCTGGGAATTGAAGAAGACGCGGTGGAGGGGGTACTGGTGAAGGGGCGCCGGGTGACCGGCGTTATGCTGGCGTCAGGCCGACAGGTCCAGTGCGCGAAAGTGGTGCTCACTACCGGTGTCTACATGGAGAGTCGAGTAATCGCCGGAGAGGAGAGCCGGCTGGAAGGGCCAGGGGGGGAGAAATCCAGCAAGGAGCTGGCTCGTGCCTTGCGGTCCCTGGGCTTGGGCCTTGCACGGTTTAAGACAGGGACATCCCCCAGGGTGCTCCGGGATAGTGTCGACTTCAGCCTGCTGATGCCCCAGTGGGGAAGCGATCCCCCCGTGGCCTTCTCCTTCATGTCCCAGGCCATCCTGAGGCCGCACCTTCCCTGTTGGCTTACCCACACGAATGAGCGCACCCATAGGAAGATAAGAGACAATCTCCACAGGGCGCCACTGTTCACCGGTGAGATCAAGGGCAGGGGTCCCAGGTACTGTCCCTCAATTGAGGATAAGATTGTCCGGTTCGGAGACAGGCCTGCACACCAGGTGTTTCTTGAGCCTGAGGGAGAGTCGTCGGGCGAGATGTACCTTCTTGGGCTGTCGACGAGCCTTCCTGTGGAGGTCCAGGAGGAAATGGTACGCACGGTCAGGGGATTGGAGGATGCGGTGATATCCAAGCCGGGATATGCCATTGAGTATGATTGCCTGGTGCCCACCCAGCTGACCCATGCGCTTGAGGTTGAAGGCTTCGATGGGTTGTATTGTGCTGGGCAGATTAACGGGACATCGGGGTACGAGGAGGCTGCTGCCCAGGGGTTGCTGGCTGGGATTAACGCGGCGAGGGCAGTGGCGGGGAGGCCAGCCTTTGTACTGGACCGCTCCGAGGCCTTCATTGGGGTTCTAGTGGACGACTTGGTGTCCAAGGGGACCGCTGAACCCTACAGGATGTTGACTTCCCGGGCTGAGTACAGGCTGCTCCTGCGGCAGGATAACGCGGATCTGCGGTTGACGGAGAGAGGGTTTGAAGTAGGTCTCGCCAGTGAGGAAAGGGTGCGGGCGACCCGGGAGAAATCCCGTCTCATTGCCGAGGGAAAGGAACGGCTGGCCAGGAGACAGGTGAGATCTGCAGATGTGGAGGCACTGCTCAGGGCAAGGGACAGCAGCCCTGTTCACGGGGGGATATTGCTGAAAGACCTGTTAAGCCGCCCGGAGATCCAGATTGAGGATCTCATCGCCCTGGACGATTCCCTGGGGCGACTACCTGGGGAGGTTTTATACCAGCTTGCTGTGGAGACTAAGTACGCCGGTTACATTGGCAGGCAAAGGGATGAGGTGGCCCGGTTCCGGAGGCTTGAGGGGCGCCTCATTCCTCCGGATATGGACTATGGGGCGGTAGAGGGATTATCTTATGAGGCAAGACAGAAACTCTCTGCTATTAGGCCGGCGTCGGTAGGGGAGGCCCTAAGGGTTTCTGGGGTGTCTCTTGCCGACGTTGCCTTGGTACTTGCTGCCTTGGGCCACTGTGGGAGGAAGGACTCCTGA
- the yyaC gene encoding spore protease YyaC, whose amino-acid sequence MSHAESTGKQVVVQRVPVAHPQVVNRLTRAIRMLAEDMRGQCSPCVVLCIGSDRSTGDALGPLVGSRLQASRLLDERVWGTLDEPVHAINLMDVLSGLRARWKSPFLVAVDASLGSPEHVGTVAVGKGPLRPGAAVNKDLPTVGQMFITGTVNVGGFMEYAVLQSTRLSLVVKMAEIISASLVMASPHLDGAMRSSRSNR is encoded by the coding sequence ATGTCCCACGCGGAGAGTACTGGAAAACAGGTAGTTGTTCAGCGTGTTCCAGTAGCCCATCCCCAGGTGGTAAACAGGCTGACAAGGGCCATTAGGATGCTGGCCGAGGACATGCGAGGCCAGTGTTCTCCCTGCGTCGTGTTGTGCATTGGGTCGGACCGCTCCACGGGGGATGCCCTCGGGCCCTTGGTCGGGTCCAGGCTTCAAGCATCTAGACTCCTGGACGAGAGGGTCTGGGGCACCTTGGACGAACCGGTACACGCCATCAACCTGATGGATGTCCTGTCCGGACTCCGCGCCAGGTGGAAGAGCCCTTTTCTCGTAGCGGTTGATGCGTCATTGGGGAGCCCTGAGCATGTCGGGACCGTCGCGGTGGGAAAGGGCCCGTTAAGGCCTGGCGCTGCGGTTAACAAGGACCTGCCCACTGTTGGCCAGATGTTCATCACTGGCACTGTAAACGTGGGAGGCTTCATGGAGTACGCGGTACTGCAGAGCACTCGTCTCAGCTTGGTAGTAAAAATGGCCGAGATCATCTCGGCCTCGCTGGTAATGGCATCCCCGCATCTAGACGGTGCCATGCGGTCTTCCAGATCTAACCGCTAG
- a CDS encoding ParB/RepB/Spo0J family partition protein yields the protein MAKRGLGRGLHALIPEFGLDPAGSSGVREVAVESIRPNPYQPRQTFDPQKMEELVASVREHGVVQPVLVRRLGDGYQLVAGERRLRAARMAGLETVPVVVQEFSESQMVEIALIENLQREDLNCIEEARAYRQLIDEFNFTQETLAQRMGKSRPEVANTLRLLNLEADIQDMLSGREISYGHARALLAIDGAARRELAASIARGGLSVREAERLSQRIAKGGKGGARHKRDPLIEDAEERLRMCLGAPVRIEHGRRKGHITIEYYGNEDLERLLEAILKPVEHR from the coding sequence GTGGCGAAGCGGGGGCTAGGTAGGGGGCTTCACGCACTAATACCCGAATTCGGGCTGGACCCGGCAGGTAGCAGTGGGGTACGTGAGGTTGCCGTAGAAAGCATACGGCCGAATCCTTACCAGCCGCGACAGACCTTCGATCCGCAGAAGATGGAGGAACTCGTGGCATCCGTCAGGGAGCATGGGGTAGTTCAACCCGTGCTGGTCAGGAGACTCGGAGATGGCTACCAGCTGGTGGCGGGGGAGAGGAGACTGCGCGCCGCGAGGATGGCGGGCCTTGAGACGGTACCAGTGGTGGTTCAGGAGTTCTCGGAGTCGCAGATGGTTGAGATTGCCCTCATCGAGAACCTGCAGAGAGAGGACTTGAACTGTATTGAGGAGGCCCGGGCGTATCGCCAGCTAATCGATGAGTTCAACTTCACTCAGGAAACACTGGCGCAACGGATGGGGAAGAGCCGGCCAGAGGTGGCCAACACGCTGAGGCTTCTCAACCTTGAGGCCGATATCCAGGACATGCTGAGTGGCAGGGAGATTTCCTATGGTCATGCGCGGGCGCTGCTGGCTATTGATGGCGCGGCCCGCAGGGAGCTGGCAGCATCCATAGCCCGGGGCGGGCTGTCGGTGCGAGAGGCTGAACGCCTGAGCCAGCGCATTGCTAAAGGAGGGAAGGGAGGAGCCAGGCATAAGCGAGATCCCCTCATTGAGGATGCGGAGGAGAGGTTGCGCATGTGCCTGGGAGCCCCAGTACGCATAGAGCACGGGCGGCGCAAGGGACACATTACCATTGAGTACTATGGCAACGAGGACCTAGAACGATTGCTCGAGGCAATATTGAAACCTGTCGAGCACCGCTAA
- a CDS encoding ParB/RepB/Spo0J family partition protein, protein MARNWLRSMGRGVVEEVIEVPIDQIVFNPYQPRKECSESGLEDLAKSIKEHGVLQPVILKRLGKGYELVAGERRVKASRKAGLKSIPAIVRCYDEREQALMALVENLQREDLNPLDEAEAYNRMLQEIAMTQEELARKVGKSQSTVANKLRLLKLPPEVRTALAKESLTERHARELLRLRTPEQQVEVLREIEARSLTVQETEVLVSGLVKRPVEQGGTHGRGRRLGIYRDLRIFMNSFRQVVTTLRKSGVGAVLEEEEDADFVYVRVRIPKNRGVEG, encoded by the coding sequence GTGGCCAGGAACTGGCTGCGTTCGATGGGAAGGGGTGTGGTAGAGGAGGTCATCGAGGTTCCCATCGACCAGATTGTGTTCAACCCCTACCAGCCCCGGAAGGAGTGCAGCGAGTCTGGACTTGAGGACTTGGCAAAGTCCATTAAGGAGCACGGAGTGCTTCAACCGGTAATCCTTAAGCGGCTGGGTAAGGGCTATGAGCTGGTGGCTGGGGAGCGGAGGGTCAAGGCGTCCAGGAAGGCCGGTCTTAAGAGCATACCCGCTATCGTAAGGTGCTACGATGAGCGCGAACAGGCGCTCATGGCTCTGGTTGAGAACCTCCAGCGTGAGGACCTGAACCCCCTGGATGAGGCTGAGGCCTACAACAGAATGCTTCAGGAGATAGCGATGACCCAGGAGGAGCTGGCTAGGAAGGTTGGGAAGAGCCAGTCCACCGTGGCGAACAAGCTCCGGCTCTTGAAGCTGCCGCCAGAAGTGAGGACGGCGCTGGCAAAGGAATCCCTGACCGAGAGGCATGCCCGGGAACTCCTGAGGCTGCGCACCCCGGAACAGCAGGTTGAGGTCCTCCGGGAGATAGAGGCAAGGTCCCTTACGGTTCAGGAGACGGAGGTGCTGGTCTCCGGATTGGTGAAGCGCCCCGTTGAGCAGGGGGGTACACACGGGAGGGGCCGCCGGCTGGGCATATACCGTGATCTCCGTATATTTATGAATTCCTTTCGCCAAGTGGTGACTACCTTGAGGAAGTCGGGGGTGGGGGCTGTTCTTGAGGAGGAGGAAGACGCGGACTTTGTCTATGTGAGGGTGAGGATACCCAAGAATCGCGGTGTTGAAGGGTAG
- a CDS encoding phosphoribosyltransferase family protein — MILLYSDRHEAGERLAELLQDLSRQNPVVLGVPRGGVVVAARVAHRLTAPMDVVISRKIGAPGNPELAVAAVTPDGDVFTDPRLGGIYRPNQDYLQHAAETERQEIQRRLALYRGKRPAITLKDRAIIVVDDGVATGLTMAASLSWVKRQSPASLVLAVPVAPPSTLRHLEGFVDRAVCPLTPAGFYAVGQFYRFFDQTPDEEVIRLLSLHNSPGRYQD; from the coding sequence GTGATCCTGCTCTACAGCGATCGTCACGAAGCCGGTGAAAGACTCGCGGAGCTCCTGCAGGACCTATCTAGACAGAACCCAGTGGTACTGGGTGTTCCTCGAGGTGGAGTCGTGGTCGCAGCCCGCGTTGCCCACAGGCTCACGGCTCCGATGGATGTTGTGATTTCGCGGAAGATCGGGGCTCCGGGAAACCCCGAACTAGCAGTGGCGGCAGTAACCCCCGATGGTGATGTGTTCACCGACCCTAGGCTCGGCGGCATCTACCGGCCAAACCAAGACTACCTGCAACATGCAGCTGAAACTGAACGCCAGGAAATCCAGCGGAGACTTGCCCTGTACAGGGGTAAGCGCCCCGCGATCACCTTGAAGGACCGCGCGATCATTGTCGTGGATGATGGCGTAGCCACCGGCCTCACCATGGCGGCATCCCTGAGCTGGGTGAAGAGGCAGTCCCCTGCCTCCCTTGTCCTGGCGGTGCCGGTGGCCCCCCCATCTACGCTGAGACATCTAGAGGGTTTCGTGGACAGGGCCGTGTGTCCCCTCACCCCTGCCGGATTCTACGCCGTGGGGCAGTTCTACCGTTTCTTTGACCAGACCCCTGACGAAGAGGTGATAAGGCTCCTCTCACTGCATAACTCCCCCGGGCGATACCAAGACTAA
- a CDS encoding AAA family ATPase gives MARTIAIANQKGGVGKTTTAVNLSAYMADLGKKVLVVDIDPQGNTTSGLGLDKRKVSCSVYDVILGEATAEEAIATTSVRNLFIMPANIDLAGAEIELVPAMSRERKLKTGLAPVMGHYDFILIDCPPSLGLLTINALTAADSVLVPIQCEYYALEGLGQLMSTIRLVQNHLNPPLEVEGVLLTMFDGRTNLSIQVVEEVKRFFKGKVYSTIVPRNVRLSEAPSHGKPILTYDAKSRGAEVYEELAKEVIAGGEAGAR, from the coding sequence GTGGCTAGGACCATTGCCATAGCGAACCAGAAGGGCGGAGTGGGGAAGACCACCACCGCAGTTAACCTGTCAGCCTACATGGCTGATCTGGGGAAGAAGGTTTTGGTCGTGGACATCGATCCCCAGGGGAATACCACGAGCGGCCTGGGGCTTGACAAGCGGAAGGTTTCCTGCTCTGTGTATGACGTGATACTGGGGGAGGCCACAGCCGAAGAGGCCATAGCGACTACCTCGGTTCGGAATCTCTTCATCATGCCGGCCAATATAGATCTTGCCGGTGCGGAGATCGAGCTCGTGCCCGCCATGTCAAGAGAACGAAAGCTGAAGACAGGGCTAGCCCCAGTTATGGGGCATTATGACTTTATCTTGATCGATTGTCCCCCGTCGCTTGGCCTTCTGACCATTAACGCCCTGACGGCGGCCGATTCGGTACTGGTTCCCATCCAGTGCGAGTACTATGCGCTGGAGGGACTGGGACAGCTCATGAGCACCATAAGGCTTGTCCAGAACCACTTGAATCCCCCCCTGGAGGTGGAAGGAGTGCTGCTCACGATGTTCGATGGGCGGACCAACCTGTCTATTCAGGTGGTTGAAGAGGTCAAGAGGTTTTTCAAGGGCAAGGTGTACTCCACCATAGTGCCTAGGAACGTACGGTTGAGCGAGGCGCCAAGCCATGGAAAGCCCATCTTGACCTACGATGCGAAGTCCAGGGGCGCCGAGGTGTATGAAGAACTCGCCAAGGAAGTGATTGCTGGTGGCGAAGCGGGGGCTAGGTAG